The Paraburkholderia dioscoreae DNA window TGCGAATCGGCCGGTCTGGTGACGCGAAAGGCCGACGCGAGCGATCGGCGTCAGGTGCAGGTGCACCTGACGCCAAAGGGGGAGCGTTGTCTGCTTAAACTCGCGGCAGAGCACAAGGCGCACTACGGCTCGTTCGGCTGGGTGTTCGGCGATACGGCGAAATAGCCCTTTACGTCGCGCGCATGCGTGTCGAACCGGTGGGCAGCACATATATGTCACAATGTGCCTTATTTGCCTCCACGCGACGACATCCCGATGCACCTCCATGCTCTTGTTGACCGACGCACGATCCTGCGCATCAGACGCCTCTGGTTGCACTACGGCATCTTCTGGCTCGGCGCGATCGCAACGGGGCTTGTCGCCGTCATGTACGCGAAGCTGGTGGATTTCGGCTACGCCACCTTTTTGCGCTATACGACTTCGTTCTGGTGGTTGCCGTTGTTCCTTACACCGGCGGTCGCAGCGCTCGGCGTGTGGATCACGCGGAGCTGGTTCGCGGGCGCTGAAGGCAGCGGGATTCCGCAGGTTATTGCGACCCTGCATGAAGGGCGCGAGCTGGGCCCCCGTCTGCTCAACATGCGCATTCTGATCGGCAAGATCGCCGTGTCGTTCCTGTCGATTCTGGGCGGCTTCACCATTGGCCGCGAAGGGCCGACCATCCATGTGGGTGCCGCGCTCATGTTCAGCTTGCGGCGATTCTATCCGGCGCGTTTGCGCAGTATTCGGGGCGCGGCGCTCGAGCGCAATCTGGCCCTGGCGGGCGCCGCTGCCGGACTGTCCGCGGCATTCAACGCGCCTCTCGCAGGGGTCGTCTTTGCGATCGAGGAACTGACGCGCAGCTTCGAACAGAGAACCAGCGGCGTCCTGATCACTGCGATCATCTTTGCGGGCATCGTCTCGCTCGGCTTGCAGGGCAATTACACATACTTTGGCACGATCGATATCGACGGGCACTTTCCGGATATGCTCGCCATTGCCGCGGTCATGCTGGGCGCGGTCACAGGTGTTGCGGGCGGCGCGTTCTGCTGGCTGCTGTTGAACACGGACCGCTGGATGCCGGCACGCCTCGTAGTGTGGCGGAAAGGACATCCGGTGGCCTTCGGTGCCGCATGCGGGCTGGTTATCGCGGTGATCGGCGTTGCCGCCGGCGGTCATACGTTCGGCAGCGGTTATGCGGAAGCACGCGGCATGCTCGAGGGAAGTTCGAGGCTGGGCGCGAGTTACCCGATTCTGAAGATGGCGTCGATGATCGGCTCGTATTTGCCCGGCGCGCCCGGGGGACTGTTCGCACCTTCGCTGGCCATCGGCGCGGGCATCGGCAACGCGCTGCATCTCGTGTTCGGGCAGATGCAGTTACCCATGCTGATCGCGCTCGGCATGGTGGGTTATCTCGCTGCGGTTACGCAGAGTCCTATCACGGCATTTGTCATTGTGATCGAGATGATCAACGGGCACGCGCTGGTGCTTTCGCTGATGGCGACAGCGTTGATCGCCAGCCAGGTGTCGAGGCTGTTCGCTCCGCCGCTCTATGAAGCACTGTCGAAGCGGTACGTTGCCGGCTGAGCGTCGAAGCCGGGTCTGATATCCTGGCTTCTTTCACGGCTCGCAGGAGAAGAACACATGGACCGTATGGCGGTGCTCGAACAGGGCGTGGACGTTGCGCTTCGCATGGGCACGCTTGACGATTCGACCATGGCCGCGAAACGCATTGTGAGGGGACGTCGGCTGGTTGTCGGCGCGCCGCGGTATTTCGCCGAAGCGGGTATTCCGACAACACCGGCCGACCTGAGCCGCCATCAGGCGATCGTGTACTGGCTGCGAGGCGGAAGCGAGTCCTGGTCGTTCAGCCGCGACGACGCGCCGAAGTCGCCGTGGCTGTAACAGGCAGCGACGACGAAAGCGCGTGCCTTCGTCGCTTTCGTCGAACACGTGTTGGGTGTTGCGCCGACGGTATAGAAGTCGATTGGCAATCCGCTGTTGGCCACACGGCGGCGCTTTCCTGAAACACGATCTCGCATTGGCTAACGACAGCGCTTAGCGCAACGCTACGCAAGCCATAACCCGTCATCTCAAGAAACGTCTTTTGCTAATTGGGCATTAATTAAACGGGCCTTTGGCCGTTAGCAAGGAGACCTCGTCCGCTCGGACCGACCAGCAGGAACATGCATGTGCCGTCAACGGATCATGTACTGAGCAGATTCCACTGGCTGCCATCATTGAAGTTTCGCTACGACTTACCATGACAATCAAAACAAAACTCCGGATTCTGATGCTCGTCGTGCTGATCGCCATTGGGGGCGGTATCGCTGTGACGGCAATCGGATTCAACGCCGTGAACGATGCGCAGGCGGCCTCGCATCGCCGGGAGACGCAGGTACGCGGCCTGACGGAAATCAAGGCAAGCGCGCTCTCTACAGTCGAGCTCGATCCGGCTTCAGAGGATACTAAAAAGATCTTTGCCGACGCGGAACGGAACATCGGCAAATGGGCTGAGATCATTGACCCGCTGTTCAAATCTCCCGATCAGCAAGCAAGGCTCAAGATACTGCGCGCGCAATGGAACGCTTATGATCAGAAGTCGCGTCAGTTAATCGAACTGGCCGCCCGCGATCCCAAAGCGGCCAACGATCAGGTCGCCTCGCTCTATCATTCCGACTTTCAGCCGCTTGCTGCATCGATCGAGGCAACGATCACCGAAGCAGGCAAGCGGGGCCAGCAGGCTGCGGAACTCGCCGATCGCACCAGCACGAATGCGGTCGGGACGGTGATCACGGTATTGGTGGTTGCAATGGCGATTGTGGTCGGATGGATTTTCCTGTTGTCCCG harbors:
- a CDS encoding chloride channel protein → MHLHALVDRRTILRIRRLWLHYGIFWLGAIATGLVAVMYAKLVDFGYATFLRYTTSFWWLPLFLTPAVAALGVWITRSWFAGAEGSGIPQVIATLHEGRELGPRLLNMRILIGKIAVSFLSILGGFTIGREGPTIHVGAALMFSLRRFYPARLRSIRGAALERNLALAGAAAGLSAAFNAPLAGVVFAIEELTRSFEQRTSGVLITAIIFAGIVSLGLQGNYTYFGTIDIDGHFPDMLAIAAVMLGAVTGVAGGAFCWLLLNTDRWMPARLVVWRKGHPVAFGAACGLVIAVIGVAAGGHTFGSGYAEARGMLEGSSRLGASYPILKMASMIGSYLPGAPGGLFAPSLAIGAGIGNALHLVFGQMQLPMLIALGMVGYLAAVTQSPITAFVIVIEMINGHALVLSLMATALIASQVSRLFAPPLYEALSKRYVAG
- a CDS encoding LysR substrate-binding domain-containing protein yields the protein MDRMAVLEQGVDVALRMGTLDDSTMAAKRIVRGRRLVVGAPRYFAEAGIPTTPADLSRHQAIVYWLRGGSESWSFSRDDAPKSPWL